From a single Schistocerca piceifrons isolate TAMUIC-IGC-003096 unplaced genomic scaffold, iqSchPice1.1 HiC_scaffold_1698, whole genome shotgun sequence genomic region:
- the LOC124737355 gene encoding uncharacterized protein LOC124737355, giving the protein MGKTQIWEKRKYGKNANMGKTQIWKKLKYGNNANMGPTQIWEKRKYGKNANMGKTQLWEKRNSGKNATMGKTQLWEKRNYGKNASMGKTQGWEKRKYGKDASMGKTQVWERRKHGKDASMGKTQVWERRKYGKNASVGKTQVWEKRKYGKNANMGITQTWEKRKCSEREICGTT; this is encoded by the coding sequence atgggaaaaacgcaaatatgggaaaaacgcaaatatgggaaaaacgcaaatatgggaaaaacgcaaatatggaaaaaactcaaatatgggaacaacgcaaatatgggaccaacgcaaatatgggaaaaacgcaaatatgggaaaaacgcaaatatgggaaaaacgcaactatgggaaaaacgcaactctgggaaaaacgcaactatgggaaaaacgcaactatgggaaaaacgcaactatgggaaaaacgcaagtatgggaaaaacgcaaggttgggaaaaacgcaagtatgggaaagacgcaagtatgggaaagacgcaagtatgggaaagacgcaagcatgggaaagacgcaagtatgggaaagacgcaagtatgggaaagacgcaagtatgggaaaaacgcaagtgtgggaaaaacgcaagtatgggaaaaacgcaagtatgggaagaacgcaaatatgggaataacgcaaacatgggaaaaacgcaaatgtagtgaaagagaaatttgtggcacaacttga